The following nucleotide sequence is from uncultured Ilyobacter sp..
TTTTCCATTCAACATGAACTGAATTCCTCCTTAACATAAATTAAGTTTAATAAAAAGAGGCCGAGTTTAAACTCCACCCTGCTAAGTTGGTGAAAGAATAGACTCAGGCCTAAAATTTGCTGAACCGCTTTCACTCATAGAGATTAATTTTAGGTTAATCGTAGATACACTGCACCCTATTAGCAGCTTATATGAGAAAAAAAATTTTTATTGTAATATATTGGAATGATCTTACCACAAAAGACAATTGTTGTCAATAACAGAAAAATAGACTTTATCTTTTAAAAGGTATCCTTTTCAGGTATAGATTATTAGGAGGTGCAGTGTTGTAGAACAAAGTTAGGTATCTGCAGTAAAATTAACTCATCTGCAATTTTATCTCTTCTTGCAGACTGACTAGCATAAATAAAACATGTCTGTTTATTCTCCTGTATTTTGATAAAATTTCCATAAAAATATGCTCTGGATAATCCACATTTTTAAGTGGATCTACAAATTCAAGAGCAGTGGCAGTATCCTGACAGATTTTTTTTTCATTTATGATCTCTTGCATATTGGGGTTCATGGTTATTTTTTCAAGGTTTTCCAAGGATACAATGATTTTTTCGTGGTAAAAATCTATCTGGTTGATAAAATTTTGAGGCAAAACAAGTTTGTTGTTTATTGTTTTTTTGTATATTTTTCCGAGACTTGCTGCATAATCTCCTAAAGATTCCATTGTATCTGCTAAAAGAAGGAGTAATCTTATGGATTTTAAAATATCTTTGGAGTCTGTAGAGTGAAGAAGACCGGTAAGGTTTTTAAAAATAGAATCTTTTTTTTCATCTTGGTATTTTTCACCTTCAAAGAGAAGAATAGATTTGTCTGAAGGAAGTTCTCTTTTTATGAGACTTCTAAAAATATATAGATCATCTCTAAATCTAGTTATCATCTGGCCTATCTCCAGTCTGGATTTTTCAAGGGCTGCCAAAGGAAACTGGTATAATTTTTCAGTTACATAAGATCCTATATCACTTTCTTTTTTATTACTTCCTATTTTATTTAAAAATTTTATTAATAAATTTATAAATGGCAGAAAAATAATGGTATTTCCAATGTTGAAAAGAGTGTGAAAAAGAGCTATATATTCAGAAACATTTTTTTCAGGAGGGGTGAGTCTGCCGATTATCGAAGCATAGCCGTAGAAAAAAGGAAGTATTAGGGATACACCTACTATTTTTATGAGAATATGGGCGTAGGCGGCTCTCTTTGCATCTGATCTTGTATTGAGAGAGGCGAGGTATGCAGTTATTGTGGTGCCGATATTTCCTCCTAAAACAAGTGCAACTGCAGTTTTGGGGATAATAAGTCCCTGGGTTGCAAGGGCCATGGTGATTCCCACAGTGGCAGATGAGGATTGGAGTATAGAGGTCACGGCGGCCCCTGTAATTGCAGACATGATAACCCCTCTATAGCTTTCTGCAGAAAATACTTGAAAAAAATCTATAAATTGGGGCATATCCTTTAATGGGTCTATTCCATTTTTCATGAGGGTTAAGCCCAGAAAAATAAGTCCTAAACCTATGAAGATTAAAGCTCTTTTTTTCCGTTTTTGATTTTTTGAAAACAGGAAAACAAATGCCCCTATACCCATTATTGGGATTCCATATTCTGTTATTTTAAATGCTAGTATCCATCCTATAGCCGTTGCTCCTATGTTTGCACCTAAGATTATGCCTATGGCTTGTCTCAGAGTCATGAGAGAGGCGTTTATAAAGCCTACAACCATAACAGTGGTTACAGAGCTAGACTGGATAATGGCCGTTATAAAAGTTCCCACAAGAATTCCCCGGAAGGTGTTAGAGGTCATTTTATGAATTATCTCCCTCAATCTGTTTCCAGCTATTTCCTGAAAG
It contains:
- a CDS encoding Na/Pi cotransporter family protein: MELLIKIILQVAGGLGMFLYGMDVMSKSFQEIAGNRLREIIHKMTSNTFRGILVGTFITAIIQSSSVTTVMVVGFINASLMTLRQAIGIILGANIGATAIGWILAFKITEYGIPIMGIGAFVFLFSKNQKRKKRALIFIGLGLIFLGLTLMKNGIDPLKDMPQFIDFFQVFSAESYRGVIMSAITGAAVTSILQSSSATVGITMALATQGLIIPKTAVALVLGGNIGTTITAYLASLNTRSDAKRAAYAHILIKIVGVSLILPFFYGYASIIGRLTPPEKNVSEYIALFHTLFNIGNTIIFLPFINLLIKFLNKIGSNKKESDIGSYVTEKLYQFPLAALEKSRLEIGQMITRFRDDLYIFRSLIKRELPSDKSILLFEGEKYQDEKKDSIFKNLTGLLHSTDSKDILKSIRLLLLLADTMESLGDYAASLGKIYKKTINNKLVLPQNFINQIDFYHEKIIVSLENLEKITMNPNMQEIINEKKICQDTATALEFVDPLKNVDYPEHIFMEILSKYRRINRHVLFMLVSLQEEIKLQMS